The Biomphalaria glabrata chromosome 13, xgBioGlab47.1, whole genome shotgun sequence sequence GACAAATGAAAGTCAAGAAAAATAGCATGGTGGAGACACCTTCAAATCGATGTACGAATTTCAAAGGAACAAATTGACTGTTCTTCCATAAGAAAGTTGAGAagaattatgtttttaaatttaaaaaagtattcatAATGAGTTCATAATGTTTTTGTCATCTCTCATGAGAactgtatacatttttaaaggtTCTACTTAGAAGATGAAAGAATGTGAACtatgtgaaatattttttaaatttttgtaatatatattttaccCTTTCTGAGATAAGATGTTAactttgaaaattttttttctcagcctTAACAAACGTGAAACACTACTAAGAACATCAAAAAACTTCTTGCAAAGAGTTTCTATTGATGATCTTCCAGTCAGTGATTCAGAAGCTTCTTTACGAAATACAGCATTGAAACAGGTAtgtctaaatattttaattactcATGCACATTTTAATTATCATAGTCATTGTTTGACAGTTTCTTAGATCTAACAAAACTCACCATTTTATTTCATAGatgaaagaaaattaattaaaatttcaaaatgtaaaattagaactaggtatttttttcaaatgttctaaacataatttaatttaattaaaattagatgCATATTtgccaacaaaaaaatacatggACTGATTGGACTGAAAATTATTGCCATCaccaatttataaataaattttattttttgagacTCAGGCGTTTAATACTATTTGAAaagattattttataataataaatatatgattgttgtgattttattttatttataaactagttTTGTGTTGtagtttttaattactttttttcttattaatataGCATATTAATGACTTAGATGCCAAAATAGATGAAAGTCTCAGTGAACAACAAAGTCCAAGGTTTTCCTATTTACAAGTAAgtaatttaaaatagaaaatgtatgtttgaataaaatatgttcaaacacactaaaacttcttaaaaattcatttcacaaggatttcTTAGAATAAGCAAAaagattttcaaaaaattaactAGATTTGATAATaggcttcattttttattttttgctgctCATTGAAAATGCTCAAATGGAATTTGGTATCTAAGCTTAGAACTTTTGtcatacagagtagattattATCCAGTCAGCAGTGTTGaagctttaatttaaaaataaaatcattttactGTATTAAAATTTTTACACTATTTccatatttttgaaaatatttttcagaCTAACTATTGGTCCATGGTTAGAAATATGTTTCCTATTTGGAAGAAATCCTTGGAAGAATTATAGTGAGTTTCTTCAATCAAGTTAACACTAGCCCAAAGAAATGTGTATAAAACATGATTGTTCAAAGATAAATTAATCCTAGATTATTTGTTACATTACAACATTCTTGTATTTTTAGTTTGGGCATGGCACCATTTCGATCATCAAATGCCAGTCCATAGCGCATACAACATGATCAGGCAGTACGAGGATTACCTGCTATTTCACTCCCAAACCTATGTTTGATACTATTAAAACTTGATTGGCTTTGGCTAGCCCACTTTCAGATTCCCAGTCTTCAGTAGAGTCTGTCAATATAACCCAAATATAACCCAAACTAATAGTACTTGTGGTCATTAGAAGTTAGATACTATCATAAATTAAAGGTACCAGTATTCAATAAATTTTGTATTGCACCAGTATATCTTTCTTCTTTTAAAGTAATCAACTTAGTAAAAATTAAAGAGCTAATCATCTTATATTTTTAACCAAATTAGAGAGAGGATTATCATGACAATTCATAAACTCAAGTTTCATTCATtcaagatttatttattgtataacttataatttttactgtttttttttctaattttaatggaaatttgaaaagataaaaaatgtaaatgaaaacTTGTGTCCAATGTGAATctgttaaaaatttaaatatcaatgTTAGATTTACTGGTATTATAAATATTCATATGCATACATTATATTGtaattttgactttttaaataataattttactcttgttaaaaaattgttcaaaattaaatgtagtttgatctgtgattttttttcttaatactcaactttttaaaataactataaTATAGTTTAGAGTGGTTGGTTCTTTTTACTCTAATTCAGTTGTGCTGTAACTTGTCACACATTTATTCTTAAGTGAAactcatttcattttatattgtaAAGAGTCCTCtattctttaaattttcaaaattattatagAATCGTTTTTataattcatttattattttcatttcaacATTAAACAATATCCATCAAACATTTGTTTGAAGAtttaactaaatataatttgtataatctttcttatatcttataaattactgacTTTCATTCAAAAACgataattatgttttatgtataattttgttaatctagtcatgcatg is a genomic window containing:
- the LOC106067589 gene encoding uncharacterized protein LOC106067589 gives rise to the protein MTEMAVVDLNDGGLSLNSFKEKTQVWASKEIQLKNLQEEILNKRETLLRTSKNFLQRVSIDDLPVSDSEASLRNTALKQHINDLDAKIDESLSEQQSPRFSYLQTNYWSMVRNMFPIWKKSLEEL